TTCGCAAAAACTTTATAAATTCTTCCTACGTTTAAAACACCTTTTGCACGAACTTTATACAAAACATCTTCAAAATTCTGCAGATCGGCATTGACAAAAACGGGATTGCCTTCAAAATCAAAACTGAAAGGATCCAGCTTTACCCCCAGGCTTTTAAAAGTACCGTCGGTATTGATAATACGCGTCACCAAATTAATATTCTGAATAGGATTCGGATAATATTTTGTTTTAAGCCATCCGTTTTTCAGGTTTAAATAGCCATTCGTTTTGGGAAATAATTTTTTATCTAAGCTAAAAATTCCGTTCGCCTGAATGTTGGTATTCATCAATCCGCGGACATCGATATCCTTTAACCCCAATGCCTGATCCAGAGTCTGAAGATCCACAGCCCCTTTTACATTTGCATTGACCTGCATTTCATTAAATCCCCTGGTTTTTACAACTGCTCTGAAATTGTTATTTTTTCCCAGGTCAAAACTGAGTTTTTTCAGATCAACACCAAGTTGTTCCGTATCCAATGAAGGTAAATCGATATTCAGATCCATGTTTAAATTGTTCATCGGCACAGGAGCTTTCCCATTGGAAACAAAACCATTTTTCACCAATAAACGGGCTTTCAATCTCGGTTTCAGATTTTTAGGCTCACTAAACTGTCCCTTGAGATGAAAATACAGGTCACTATTCCCTTCAATTTTAGTATCCTTTGCCCAGTCGAGATATTGGGGAGGCAGAACAGAGATCATTTCACGGATGGTCGTTTTTTCAGAAGCCGCCTTGATATCGAGGTTATATCCATCCTTTAAAATACTCAGGAAACCAGTAAACTTCAAAGGTAATTCATTAATTTTCAATTCATTTTTTCTCAAAACGAAAGTCAGTGCATTTGTATTAATCCGGGTAATTAAATCTGCATGAAGCGTTTTTTGCTTAGCATAATAAATTCTGTCTAAGCTAAAATCAATTTTATTAATATCAAGATTGGTTTCAAGATCAAAAATATCTTCGCTCAGGCCTCCTTTTCCGGTATAATTTAATCCTTTGGCATCCACCAGAACTCTGGCAGAATGGTCATTGTATTTAATATTCCAGTTTTTAAATCTGATAAGATCGAGTTTTATGGAAGCCCCTGAAGCTGTGGTATCCCTGGGTTCATTTGAAGGTTTGGAAACATATACATTATAGTTCGCTTCCCCTTTACTGTTGACAAAAACATGGGCATTGGCATCCGTCACATATATTTCGTCGATCTTGACTTCACGGTCAAAAATAAGATTTTTAAGGTTAATCCCTACAGCAACTTCTCTTGCGGTGAGCAAAGTATCATTTTGAAAAGGTTTTGACCCCTGTAGGACCAAATTATCCACAGACACTGTCAGTGAAGGGAAATGTCTGAAGAAAGTAAGATGTGTTCTTTTATAATCAAGCTTCCCGGCAAGATGTTTATTGGCAAATAGTTTTACCTGCTCCGAAATCGTCCCGGGAAACAATATCGGAATAATAAAAAGCAAAAACAGGACTACAGCTACAGAAATCCCCGTCCATTTCAGAATTTTTAAAATGATTTTCCTATACCTTTCCATAAACAGATATTTTTGTGATTGATACATTAACAGTTATCTAAAATCAAGCCATTAAAGCAGGAACAATGGGCAAAAAGGCAATCAAAACCTCCAAATATTAAAAAATAAAACAGGCTTGTCTTAAACGACAGCCTGCTTTTTAATAAGATTAATGGTAAATTTATCTGCTTACTGAAAGTATGTGTATCAAATTATTGCTGAAACTCAACAATAAAACCTGTCACACTTGCCGTAGAAACAAAATCGTTCCATGGGTGTGTGGAAGTATATCCGCTGTTCACCACGGTATTTCCTTCATTTTTACCATAGGTATGAACAAACCCCTCATTGGAATTGGTGTTATTAGGCTCTCCCGATACAAACCAGTTGATTTTTCTAACCGCATTATTTCCTCCCGCGCTGTAATTATGAACGGGCTGCTCGCCTGTAATCCATTTTTCCTCAGGATCTGGTGTTAAAGCTGCCCCTGCCTGCCAGGAAAATTTCACAAAGCCTATCCAGGCTCTTTGAGTATCAAAGGCTGTATGATTGGTCAGTAAATTGGTTTCTACATATTGCCACTCTTCATTTGAGGTGAAAGTTGCCAGATACCCCCCATATTTTTGGCAGCATTATAAGCATTGTACCATGTTATATTGGCATTTCCGGAATATGCTGCATAGGTATGCCCGTTCGTTCCGAAAGTAACAGCTCCCTGCTTTGTATAAGTTCCTGAGCCTACGGGTAAACTGGCTGGCGCACTGCCGGCGGTCGCTGTTTTGGTTGGAGTATAGCCCAGAATATTAGGATCCACCGTCGTCGAGTAGCTAATAACGGTTGTATTGTTAATTTTTCCCATACTTCGCCATACACTACCATCAAAGTAATAACATCCGGCAGCAATAATATTTGCTGTTTTTGTATCAGCAGTTGTAGGAATAGAGCTTGCGTAGATTATAGTACCGACTTGGTCTGAAGTATATTGTGCCCCTGCACTTTTAATCTGATCTCCTGTTAAATTAGGAATTAAAATTCCTTCCGAAGTTGTTCCATCGGTTTTAAGCGTCTGTACATCAAGAGTCGCTGACGGATTGGCCGTTGCCAAACCTATCTGGCCGAAAACAGAAGCACTGCAGCTTAAGAGTAAAACCGCATATAAAAACTTATTCATCTTTAAGTAATTTTATTGTTGAAATTCTACGATAAAACCTGAAAGATTGCCGGTATTGGCTACAACGTCATTCCACGGATGGGTAGAAGTATATCCGCCATACACTTTCGTACTGGAATCATTTTTTTTCAGGGTTTGAACAAAGCCTTCATTGCTCCCTGAATTATTGGGTTCCCCCGAAGCAAACCAGTTAGATTTTCTAACGGCATTTGTTCCGCCTGCGCTGTAATCATGTACGGGCTGTTCTCCTGTGATCCACTTTTCTTCCGGATCCGGTGTTAAGGCAGATCCGGCAAACCATGAAAATTTAGCGAAACCAATCCAGGCATTCTGCGTATTAAATGCTGTCGCATTGAGGAGATTGGTCTCTATATACTGCCATTCTGCATCAGAGGTAAAAGTAGCAAGATATCCGCCCATTGTTTTGGCTGCATTATAGGCATTATACCAGGTGATTCCAGACGCAGCAGCAGAATAAGCAGCATAGGAATGTCCCCCATACGATACTGTTCCGGTGCGGGTTGCCGTTATTCCGTTTACAGCAACGGTGGCCGGTGCACTGTTTCCGGCGGTGGCTGTGCTGCTGGGTACATATCCTAAAATATTGGGATCGATGACAGAGCTAACGCTGATGGTTGTTGTTGTACTCTGTGCGCCCATTCCATGCCATATGGATCCGTCAAAATAATAATACCCTGCAGCGGTCACATTTTGTGTTTTCTGAGTGGTGGGCGATGCGGCGGCGGTAATATACACAATTACACCTTTATGATTGGTGGTATATTTTCCATCCGCACTGGAAAGCTGATTTCCGGTAAGACGGGGAGCGATGACTCCCTCTGCCGTTGTCCCGTCGGTCTTTTTTGGCGTAACATCCAACGTTGCTTTAGGATTAGAGTTATTGATTCCGATCTGCGCACTGAAGAAAGGTGCCAGCGCCAGGAAAGGCAGAAGTACATGTTTTTTCATGATATAATTTCCTTAATGGTTTTTAATTTTCACAACAATACGTCAAATTAATTTAAAATAAACTATTTTAAATTAAAATTAATGTATTAAATACTATAATTTTTGTTAAAATACAACTATTTACCACTTAAAAAACCGCTATTCAGAAAAAAGCGGAATTCTATAAAAAAGGAGGTTTTGACACCTCCCATTTGTACTAATAACCTAAAAAGAATCATTCGACTTCTTTTATATTATTGTTGTGTTCTTTTAGTGTTTTTGCAAGAAGTACGGTTCTGCGGTTATTGTACCCAAAATAATTTCATCATTTGTTGTTTACCATCATCTACGTTAAATAGCTTCTGTAAAAATTTTATCTTTTTTAATAAAATACAGTAAAAATATTATCTACAATTTTATTTGGTTAATTTTCTACTACAAAGTAACAACACAACAAAATAAATTTAGTAATTAGTATTGTCGATATTTATCGACAAAATCATAGATTTTTCTCTAGCAATAATCACCTGCATTGTTATATTGTATCCTGTTTATTCTTAAATTAATGAATAAGAGCCTGTTTAAAATTTTACCGTTTTATTTATTATCCTTAGTGAAGTTGATCTTTGCTCAATTTTGATGCTCTTTTGAGCGTATTTTTCACTTCCTATTTTTGATTGAGCCCGCTAAATCTGCAAACACGAAGCAAAAAATCCATCTCAAAATAGCTATAAAAATTTTTGGCAATAAAATTTAAACAGCCTCTAAGAAAGTCCGATTTTGTGTATATTTTATAGTTTGAATCACCTCTTCTCTATAAAGCCATCCCCTAGCCCTGATGGGAACGGCATCCTTTTTTGTGGCGGACGGAACGCAGTGGAGACCGTCACAAAAAAGATACAGTGGACAGCAGGTTCCCGGCTTCTAAAAAAAATAATGAAGACAGTTGAAAACTTTTTTCTGAAGGTTGTTTTCTTTAATTGACATTAAACGAAAACCTTCAGGATCGACTGACCCTGAAGGTTGAGATGGAAAGCCGCCCTTTCGGAGCAGGCCTCATATTATATTGAAGTGTTTTTTTTAATCTGCACGGTTTTGGAGAACGTCCTTAATGCCCTCCAAACCTTCACTGAACTGCGCCAAAAGAGCGAGCACCTGCACCATACGGTCATTTTCGCCAAGACCCTTGATGGTTTTATTTTTCACAAAAGTCTTTTTAATCTCTTCCCAACGCAACTTTTCCTGATCCGTCATGATGTTCATCATTTCTTTCAGTTTCAGCATATTGGATTCGGCTCCCGTCGTCAGCGTTTGAGACTCATTCTGGTAATGATTTAAAACGATCTGCATCACTTCCTCCTCCTTGAGAATAGGCTGAATCTGTACGATGAGTTTATTCATATTTCGGTAAGAACCCTGAAGTTTAAACGAAGGTTCGTTACGATAATCGTCTGCCATTGCTGCCGAAGCAATATATTGACTATTGACTTTCAGTACAATATTACGTACCTTCATGGTGTTTTCAAGTACTTTTCTGAAGTCTGAAATTTCGTTTGAACTAAAATTACCTAACAGATCCACCGCAGGATTATCTGCCTGCACAGCGTCATAAAGTCTGTATAAATTTTCCATTCCCGGCTGTGTCAATCGGCTTAAGTAATCATTTGATGTCAATGCATTTTCAATTAAACTCAAATCAAAAAGTTCTGTCTTACTTCCCGAAATCTCACCCAAGTTATAGGTATCTGAACGGTTCGCCAACATATCCGGAATTTTGAACTTTTCTCCGTTTTCAGTGTAAGGATTCCCCGCCATTACAAGGCAGAATCGCTTCGATCGTAAGTCATAGGTCTTGCTTTCGCCATTGTAAATTCCTTCAATCTTTCGCTGTCCGTCCGCCAGAGAGATAAATTTCTGTAAAAATTCAGGATTACAGTGTTGGATATCATCAAGATACAACATTACATTATCTGCCATTTCCAGAGCTAAATTCAGTTTTTCGAGTTCCTGTTTTGCTCCGGCATTTTTAGCTTCGGCGGGATCGGTGGAAACAATATCATGCCCAATCGACGGTCCGTTGATTTTCATAAAAACAAGTCCCATTCTGTCGGCCATATACTCCATCAACGTGGTTTTCCCATAACCCGGCGGAGAAATCAGAAGAAGCATTCCCATTCTGTCGGTTCTCTTATCATTACCAACCGTTCCCAGCTGTTTCGCCAGATTCGCTCCGATTAAAGGAAAGTAAACCTCACTGATCAGTTTATTTCTGACAAACGAACTCAATACCTGCGACTGGAAGGTCTCCAGTTTCAACGATTTTTTCTTACTGCTGACCCAGGATGACTTTAATTCCTGAAGCTTTTTATACTTTGGAACTGTTACTTCATTATAGTGCCCCAGACGGGAGGAAAATTCGTAATAATTCAGGATATAGTCTATGTCTTTTTCTAAAGATTTCAGTCCTTTTAAAGTCGTTTCATACGCAATATGCTGAATATTTTCTTCATTAAAATTCTGAGTCACCAGAAAAGCTGCCGTTTCCTGTTTGATATTGTCGTCAACCATTAATTCTTTACTGAAAATAAATGCCTGCAAAGCACTTTCTGCAATAAAATAACATGCTGAAGGATGCTGATATAAAGCCTCGATCTGATCAGTAAATTCAAGATCTTTCCCTTTTTCTTTAAGATCTGAAAAGAAGGCTTCATATAAATTTCCCGCTTTTTCAGAAACGATAAAATGTTCTCTGTTTTCCTTTTTAAGATAATTGGCAGCATTCTGAAAATTAGTTTCACTGAAAAAATTACTGCTTTGAGCAAATAATTCTATTTCGGAAGACAATTCATCAATGAGATGCTGAAAACCTTTATCTGTGGTAAAAGATTGGGAGATAAGCGCCGCTGCCTCAAACTGTTTAGCAAAATAAGCCTTTCTTTCCTGATCCAGAAACTTCCAGAAAAGCTGAGCAACGGAACGCTCCTGAGAAGTAAACCTCATCATTCCCAATTCGTTATGCATCTGCTGAAGTTTGGTTGTGATCAGCAAAGCATCTTCATCATGAATTCCTTTTACCAATCCTTCTCCAAAATGCTCTGTCATAAACTGCTGAATCAATTGGCGGTTTTTTTCCTCCACCACGATATTTTTATTTTGGTTAAAAATATTCCACGATAAATATTCGAAACGTTTTACCTTTTGATTTTCAGAAATATACTCCTGATTCCAAACCTCTTTATAATCTGAAAGCGCTTCAAAATCGAGAGGTTCGTAAAAGCTTGTTCCGGTTAAATGATAATAATACTGTGCATTTTTAAGCACCATGGTAAGATCCAGCTTTTGGCGGTTGACGGCAAATTTATAATCACCCAACGCAATTACATGATCTCCATCGGCGTAAATTTCCTTCTTGTCCTTCAGCTTTCGGGCAGATTCCTGCTGAGAAGTTTTCAGTAAAGTCTGAATTTCTTCTGCTTTTGCCGAATCTTCCATTTCCATGAGCTGTCGGGCCATATCTCTTA
The sequence above is a segment of the Chryseobacterium sp. MYb264 genome. Coding sequences within it:
- a CDS encoding AsmA-like C-terminal region-containing protein yields the protein MERYRKIILKILKWTGISVAVVLFLLFIIPILFPGTISEQVKLFANKHLAGKLDYKRTHLTFFRHFPSLTVSVDNLVLQGSKPFQNDTLLTAREVAVGINLKNLIFDREVKIDEIYVTDANAHVFVNSKGEANYNVYVSKPSNEPRDTTASGASIKLDLIRFKNWNIKYNDHSARVLVDAKGLNYTGKGGLSEDIFDLETNLDINKIDFSLDRIYYAKQKTLHADLITRINTNALTFVLRKNELKINELPLKFTGFLSILKDGYNLDIKAASEKTTIREMISVLPPQYLDWAKDTKIEGNSDLYFHLKGQFSEPKNLKPRLKARLLVKNGFVSNGKAPVPMNNLNMDLNIDLPSLDTEQLGVDLKKLSFDLGKNNNFRAVVKTRGFNEMQVNANVKGAVDLQTLDQALGLKDIDVRGLMNTNIQANGIFSLDKKLFPKTNGYLNLKNGWLKTKYYPNPIQNINLVTRIINTDGTFKSLGVKLDPFSFDFEGNPVFVNADLQNFEDVLYKVRAKGVLNVGRIYKVFAKKGFDVSGLIMADLSLNGRQSYATKAQYSKLDNKGTLILKNIKATTEYLPKSFFIKQGNFQFENEKMWFRKFFATYGKSDFALNGYLLNTINYFIERKGTLHGKFNLNSNYILIDEFMALKNGDNAKKSIEVEYAKVENPKSSGVVIVPKNLDVALEANAKKVEFKGLGLHDLKGNALVQKGQVYLKNTSFDIVGSRMNIDARYQDESPLTANYDVALKVLDFDVQRAYKEIDMVREMATAAKNVKGIVSLDYKLKGDFDKDMKPIYPSLEGGGIVNLRDVEVKNLKMLSAVGDNLGSKAFNDPDMKGVNIETHIKNNLIHVDKFTFKVSVLRPSISGTTSFNGLLDLQVRVGLPPGGWIGFPIVVTGTHEKPKVKIFSKTGQGIVDALYNKKSNKVIREERRAAKKSRREQRKIREAQEQKAKNAEKQINKNLKEK
- a CDS encoding DNA repair ATPase, with protein sequence MSEKLNSGIYEIIQNRLNEQKNDLVERLQKLNEKRKSIFGGIDFSLIANERISTDHSCVAKDIFSFNNLLIFGSNAHLGMQTEVNITDVFSIHKINNNRFEPQDSSLINDEIFIDEFKNLYKYYRNTFFARFYFTENYLYMVFQLSESTTDIKAFKWLIKENTLVYVDSRSASEVSYPPQHGFTWTKATRDMQRNGKYPHVSLADKVFVESIGGDLTIKIEDNTETGKGIYSEDVVHKDQNLDDAEIHFCDLGNLVLFKIRPYQETERYFIYNHKEKTVSRVDTLKYAAVLLPESQGILFSNGYALQTGGLKVISQDQNRLHYLKTIPEPNGENFLYVFYDDKTNNYQLISYNIITQTIETPIRCSGFTILRDGRLIYLRESVETTKHHLAQIWQSPYSKELQENTEKSDNLLYKIGNKDIVRVMAESQELITLLNKQDSYSGLYDDIVKLSTTILDAYYFLGEEEIQHLDQPLKEIRQIAHSAINEYEKVVEQKKNTAEAIEKIKLACEKTLDDTKRIHYSELTEYIDMLSQIRALRGEITSARELKYADTEILDSLEKSLSKRSEELSNACVTFLLQENSLLPYQQRAETITEQIIHLEKAIDAKTIEEEINNLSAQLELLVDIVNNLKIEDTSQSTQIIENISLIFARLNQERLELSKRKREISGKELSADFQAQMTLFDQSVINFLELSQTPEKCDEYLTKLSIQLEDMETKFVDFEEFIQKIGEKREEVYGHFQNKRVQLTESRNKRTQNLYDSAQRILKSVQTKAESFSSENEINGYFATDLMVEKVRDMARQLMEMEDSAKAEEIQTLLKTSQQESARKLKDKKEIYADGDHVIALGDYKFAVNRQKLDLTMVLKNAQYYYHLTGTSFYEPLDFEALSDYKEVWNQEYISENQKVKRFEYLSWNIFNQNKNIVVEEKNRQLIQQFMTEHFGEGLVKGIHDEDALLITTKLQQMHNELGMMRFTSQERSVAQLFWKFLDQERKAYFAKQFEAAALISQSFTTDKGFQHLIDELSSEIELFAQSSNFFSETNFQNAANYLKKENREHFIVSEKAGNLYEAFFSDLKEKGKDLEFTDQIEALYQHPSACYFIAESALQAFIFSKELMVDDNIKQETAAFLVTQNFNEENIQHIAYETTLKGLKSLEKDIDYILNYYEFSSRLGHYNEVTVPKYKKLQELKSSWVSSKKKSLKLETFQSQVLSSFVRNKLISEVYFPLIGANLAKQLGTVGNDKRTDRMGMLLLISPPGYGKTTLMEYMADRMGLVFMKINGPSIGHDIVSTDPAEAKNAGAKQELEKLNLALEMADNVMLYLDDIQHCNPEFLQKFISLADGQRKIEGIYNGESKTYDLRSKRFCLVMAGNPYTENGEKFKIPDMLANRSDTYNLGEISGSKTELFDLSLIENALTSNDYLSRLTQPGMENLYRLYDAVQADNPAVDLLGNFSSNEISDFRKVLENTMKVRNIVLKVNSQYIASAAMADDYRNEPSFKLQGSYRNMNKLIVQIQPILKEEEVMQIVLNHYQNESQTLTTGAESNMLKLKEMMNIMTDQEKLRWEEIKKTFVKNKTIKGLGENDRMVQVLALLAQFSEGLEGIKDVLQNRAD